From the Tenacibaculum dicentrarchi genome, the window TTTAAATTTCATCTAAAAAAGTTTTATAACATCAAAATAAGAAATCGAAGCCGTCAAAGGAATTTTAGTTCAGTTTCTAATCCTGATTTGCCCTGTTTTTTAGCTTTTTTTTGATAATTTTTGTCAATTCGAGTGCTTTTAATGACTAAAATAAATTAAAATTGTATCGAAAAATTGAATTATTTTATGTGGGAGTTCTCGATACAATTTTTTTGAAATAAAAAAATCACTAGAACTAACAGTTTATTTAATTTTCAAATAGGCTCTTACAATTACTCCATTTTTTCGTGTGAATCTAAATCTTCACTTAAATCTAATTTTCGCAATGTAGGATTTAAAACCCCTGTAGTAATAACCGTTATTAATGTCATTGTTCCACCAAAAACAACAGCAGTTACTGTACCCATTAATTTTGCGGTTACACCACTTTCAAAAGCACCTAATTCGTTGGAAGAGCCTACAAACATAGAATTAACTGAAGCAACTCGACCACGCATATTATCGGGTGTTTTTAGCTGTAAAATGGTTTGACGGATAACCATCGAAACTCCATCGGTAATACCACTGAAAAATAATGCTACAATAGATATCCAAAAAATAGAAGACAATCCGAAGATAATAATACAAATTCCAAAACCAAAAATTGCGGCTAATAGTTTTAGCCCTGCATTTTTACTTATCGGAATATAAGCGGTTACCAACATGGTTAAAAAAGCGCCAATTGCTGGTGCGGCTCGCAATGCGCCAAAACCTTCTGGTCCTACTTTTAAAATATCTTGTGCATAAATAGGTAATAATGCCACCGCACCGCCAAATAATACCGAAATCATATCTAAGGTAATGGCTCCTAAAATGGCTTTTGTTTTAAAGACGAAATGAATTCCTTCTTGTAAACTTTTTAAGATTGGTTCGCCTATTTTAGGGTTTAAAATAGGTTTTTTATCGATAAAAAAGACCATCAGAAATGAAAATAACACCAAGCTGAAAACAATGCAAAGCGACCAATGAACGCCTATCCATGAAATAGTAAACCCAGCAAAAGCAGGCCCTAAAACTGATGCCATTTGCCATGTAGAACTGCTCCAA encodes:
- a CDS encoding MFS transporter; translation: MSKYQQKNDPYASLRIKEFNLFLLVRFALVFGWSMQFIIIEWQVYSITKNPLSLGIIGLMEVIPAVSMALFAGHIVDQKEKRNLLALCIGIFSLISLGLFFLTLPSFVAGWQQNTVLYAIYGLVFFGGLLRSFFGPTIFSLIGLIVPKKLYPNAATWSSSTWQMASVLGPAFAGFTISWIGVHWSLCIVFSLVLFSFLMVFFIDKKPILNPKIGEPILKSLQEGIHFVFKTKAILGAITLDMISVLFGGAVALLPIYAQDILKVGPEGFGALRAAPAIGAFLTMLVTAYIPISKNAGLKLLAAIFGFGICIIIFGLSSIFWISIVALFFSGITDGVSMVIRQTILQLKTPDNMRGRVASVNSMFVGSSNELGAFESGVTAKLMGTVTAVVFGGTMTLITVITTGVLNPTLRKLDLSEDLDSHEKME